The stretch of DNA TTCTCGAATTTTATAAAATACATAACGGGCAGATACCCAATGCGTATGGTATCGTTAACGGTGAAGAGTTGATGAGTCTTGAACGTATTGTAGAAGAATGGGTAATCTGGCAACGTCTGGCTACTGTCGGAGCCTTTGATGATGCGATGGCAAATGCAGACGATGGCGTACAAGAAGTGTGGCATAGTCGCTCGTGGATACCTTTTACCGACGACGGTTTGGGCAATCACTTGTGTTTAGATATGGCTCCTGCAAACAGGGGATCGCGGGGTCAGATAATTCGTATATGGCACGATGATACCGGTCGATTCAGGCAAGCACCATCTTTTGGCTCTTGGGTTGCTAATTTTGCATACGACTTGAACCGGGCGATGTTCGTATAATCATCTTTTTTCATTATTTTTGTACCTCTAACAGAGGGTGATTGTAAACATTATATGCCAAAGAATGTTTATAACTCACATACAAAAAATGAATTATGAGTGATTTATTACAATTAGAAAGCAAAATAGTAAACATGTTGAAGACTGTTTACGACCCGGAAATACCAGTCAATGTTTACGATCTCGGACTAATCTACGAAGTGGATATAGACGATGATAAAAATGTAACCATCACAATGACGCTGACAGCTCCAAACTGTCCGGCAGCCGATTTTATACTCGAAGATGTAAGATATAAAGTGCAGTCGGTTGCGGGAGTCAATAATGTGATCGTAGATCTTACTTTCGAGCCCGAGTGGAACAAAGATATGCTTAGCGAAGAGGCAAAACTTGAGTTAGGATTTTTATAAAACACAGGCGGTGGGAAAGAAAGTTTATTTTTTATCCGATGCCCATTTGGGTTCAGCTTTTCATAAGAAAAAAATGGATAAGCAACAGATGATGACATTGCCATCTGTAAAAATCAAAGAAAGTTATTTCCCACAACATGAGGTGGAGCGCAAGCTGTGTCGTTGGCTTGATATGGTAAAGCAAGATGCACAGGCTGTTTATCTGTTGGGTGATATCTTCGACTACTGGTTCGAGTACCGGAATGTGGTTCCGCGTGGATTTGTCCGCTTCTTGGGCAAAGTAGCCGAGCTTACAGATATGGGGATAGAGGTGCATTTCTTTATCGGCAATCACGATATTTGGGTGACCGACTATTTACAGAAAGAGTGTGGTATGATTGTTCATGTTCAGCCTTTGGTGAAAGAAATATTCGGCAAAAAGTTTTTTCTGGCACATGGAGATGGCTTAGGAGATGATTCCGCATCATTTAAAATCCTGCGGTCTGTTTTCCATAGCAAAATATGCAGAAAAGCTTATGCCGCTATTCATCCCCGTTGGACAGTAGGCTTTGCGCAATGGTGGTCGAACCACAATCGTGAGAACGACGAGATGCCGGACTATTTTGGTGAAGATAAAGAACACTTGGTGGTCTATGCCAAAAATCATTTGAAACTGGCTCCGAATATCAACTTCTTCATCTTCGGACATCGGCATATAATGCTCGATCTGATGATCTCTGCTACCGGCAGGGTCGTGATATTGGGCGATTGGATTAAGTTTTTCTCTTATGGCGTATACGATGGGGAGAACTTTTCGTTAGAGATGTTTGAAGAGTAGAGGGTTAAATAATAGACAAAAAAAAGGGAGAATCTTTATTCTCCCTTTTTTATTATTTATAGATATTTAGAATCTGATTCCATAACCAAGCATGAAATACGCAGGGTCTTGATGTTCTACAAATGTATATTTAAACTCGAAGTTTAGATATCCATTATCTGTAATATCATATTGTCCACCCGCTCCAATATTGATACCGAAACTAGTATCACTAGCACTTACTCCACTAACTGAAATACGGTTATTCAACATTGCTCCACCCACAAAAGGATAAAGAGCTAGTCCCTGTACACCTTCTATAGGAAATACGTAATGCACATTGATGTCAACATCCAATCCTGTAATATTATTATTTGGAACAAGGAATGTTAACCCCGGAGCGATGCGGATATTGTTTGTTAGAAAATAACGACCTTCGACCCCTAAGCCTAGACGTTCAAATTCTGTTTGGTAACCTAACTTGGGCATAATAGCTTTCGACCCTTGTTGTGCTTGCACTCCGATTGCCAATAAGGCAAACATAAAAACGAATAATACTTTTTTCATATACAATTATTTAATAAATTATTATACAATAAAATATACTTTAAATATTTAAAATTAAGATTTGATTATTTTTTTCAGATTGTAATGTGCTACGGTTAAAAAATTTGTTCTGGTTTTAATTTTTTATTTAATGTTATTATTGTGTCCTTTTTAAATCCCTTTTAACAAACAAACGCACAAACATAATATAAAGTTCACAAATATTTGTGCTTTTAGGTTTGTTTTTTCTAAATAAAAGCGTTTTTGATAAATATTTACAGCCTTTGAAATGACTTTGAAATCTACATAGTTAAATAATACTTAGGGAGTTTACTCTGTCTGAAAAATTAAAGTAAGGTCTGATAGCTTATCAATAAAAAACATCTAACTTTGTACCCGAGTTAATTAGAAGGTTATCGTTATGAAAATGATAAAAGGTATCTTTATCATTCTCCTGTTTTATTTCTTGGGACAAGGAATCAGTTATCTTATTCAAGGATTCGTTCCCGGGAATATCATCGGAATGATTTTATTATTCCTCAGTCTTTACTTCAAGGCTATCTCTCCCGACAATGTAAAAGACGTAGCAAATGTGTTTACCCGCAACATGGCAATATTCTTTATTCCTGCCGGAGCAGGCTTATTGGGTGCGTATGGTGTGATCAGTAAATTCTGGATGTCTATACTCATCGTTTGTTCGGTGAGTACGGTATTGGTTATTGTGGTTGTCGCTATTGTTCAACAACAAATGGAACAAAGAAGAAAATGAGAGCACTATTTGAATCCACAGAATTTACGCTTCTCCTTGTTTTTGGCAGCTACCTGTTCGGACAATGGGTTTTTAAGAAGACACGCATCGCTTTGTTGCATCCTATGATTGTTGCCATTGCTATTATTATAGTATTCTTGAAGGTGACAGGTATCGATTACCGGACTTTTGAAGAGAGCAGTCGGTTTGTTAGCTTCATGCTCGGGCCTTCCGTTGTGGCGTTAGGCTATATCCTATACGAGCAGTTGGCGTACCTCAAGGGCAATGTAATATCCATCCTTACTTCTATCTTTATGGGTAGCATTGTGGGGATACTCAGTGTGGTACTATTAGCGAGAATAACAGGAGCCGATCAGATGCTTATCCATTCTCTCGAACCCAAATCGGTGACTACACCCATTGCGATGAGTATTGCCGAACAGTCGGGCGGTAATGTATCACTTACGGCGGTGATTGTGCTTTTCTGCGGTATATTCGGAAGTATTATCGGACCACCTATATTACGTTTGCTTGGTATCAAAAGCAGTGTTGCCAGAGGCTTGGCTATGGGAGCTTCTTCACACGGAGTAGGCACGGCCAAAGCAATGGAAATGGGGATGATAGAAGGCGCATTGAGCGGGCTTGCCATCGGTTTGATGGGGGTAATGACTGCATTGCTGATACCGATATTGCACCAGCTGTTTGCTTCATTATAGAAAAAGGCCGATAGGATGAAAAATCCTTATCAGCCTCCAAGCATAAATAGCTTATTGAATTCAGCAAAACTCTTATCTCAAAGATGATATGTCTATAACGTAACGGAATTGAACTTTTCCGGCCAGTACATTTTTGTATGCTTCATTTACTTGCTGTATCGGTATAATCTCTACCATCGGGTAAATGTTGTTAGCGACCGAGTAATCCATCATTTCCTGTGTCTCGCGTATGCCGCCGATCAACGTTCCATATATTTTCTTGCGTCCTTGCAGAGCCCACGTTTGAACAGATGGCATGTCTTTGATAGCCGGAACACCAATCAGAACCATTGTACCATCAACTTTTAGCATCGACAGATACGATTCTACGCTGAACGAAGCAGGGATCGTACTCAAAATGAGATCGAATGTACCTTCCAGACCTTTCGATTCGTCTGCATTTTTTGTGTTTACATATCTTACCGCACCCAGTTTGGCGGCAGCCTCACGTTTATCTTCGGTAATGTCGAAAACAGTAACTTCGGCTCCCATCTTAATGGCATATTGCACAGCCATATGTCCCAATCCTCCAAAGCCCGCAACAGCAACCTTATCGCCCGCCTTCACCTTATTATATTTCAAAGGCGAATAGGTAGTAATACCTGCACATAGAAGAGGAGCTATTTTTTCGAGAGGAGCTCCTTTCGGTATGGTTATCGCAAAAGCTTCTCTGACAACGATGTTGTTTGAGTATCCGCCTTGCGTATATCCGTCACCTTCCTTGCTGCTGTAGGTATAAGTAGCCCCTTTGGTACAATATTGTTCTTCACCCGCTTTGCAATAGTAACATTCTCCGCACGAGTTGACCATACAACCCACACCTGCATAATCTCCGACTTTGAACTTAGTAACATTCTTGCCTGCTTTCACTACCTTGCCCACAATCTCATGTCCCGGAACAAGCGGATAGGCTACTTGCCCCCAGTCGCCTTTAACGGTATGTATATCTGAGTGGCAGATACCCGAATACAGTATCTCTATCAGAATATCATCATCGTTGAGGTTTCTGCGTTCAAATTCGTAAGGGGTAAGAGGAGCGGAGGGATCTGTTGCAGCATAAGCTTTTGTACAGATATGCCCATCATGTTGGTGATCGCATTGAGCATTCAGGTGAATGACTCCGAAAATAAACATAGCGACGAAGCTGCTAAGAAATTGTGTCTTCATGATGATTGTCGATACTTTAAAGTGATAGACTAAAATGACCGTATACATAATATGATCGTTGAGAAAAGAAAAACCCTAAAGGAAAAATCACTTTTTTTATACCGGAGATTTGAAAATATTCTTGTCTTATTTTACTTGTTAAAGACAAAAGATACTCCCTATCGTCAGTATGACTGAGTGGAGGTGATCTGCGGTGATAATGTTTTAGGTTACTTATAATATCAGGCAGTTCTTTTTTTGGTTACCTTTGCGATGATTAGAAATACAATCTCGGTTAAAAAAAATAGTTTTCAATTTATAACTCAAAATATATATGGCTTCTTTCCTGCAAGTTGAAGGACTTACAAAAAGCTTTGGTGATCTGGTTTTGTTTCGTGATATATCATTCGGTATAGCCGAAGGCGAACGCATCGGGCTGATCGCAAAAAATGGGTCGGGCAAGACCACCTTGTTGAATATCCTCACAGGAAAAGAACCTTACGATAGCGGAGCCGTTGTTTTTCGCCGCGACTTGCGTGTTGCCTATCTTGAACAAGATCCTACCTATCCCGAGAATCTGACGGTGCTAGAAGCGTGTTTCCATTCGGGGAATGATGTTACAGACCTCATTGCCGAATACGAAAGGGTAATCAACTCGAAAGATCATTCGGGGCTTGATGCTATCTTGCAAAAGATGGATATTTTGCAGGCATGGGACTACGAGCATCGTGCAAAGCAGATTTTGGGACAACTGAAAATTACCGATTTCGAACAAAAAATATCTCAGCTGTCGGGAGGACAGCTCAAGCGTGTGGCACTCGCCAATGTGCTGATTACGGAACCCGATCTTATTATTCTCGATGAGCCTACCAACCACCTCGACCTCGATATGGTGGAGTGGCTCGAAGAATACCTTCAACGTTCACGTTTGAGTCTGTTGATGGTAACGCACGACCGCTATTTTCTCGATCGTGTATGTAACGAAATCATAGAGATAGATCAACAACAGTTGTATCAGTATAAAGGAAATTTTTCGTACTATCTCGAAAAGCGAGACGAGCGTATTTCTGCTCAGAATGCCGAGTTGGATCGTGCAAACAATATTTTGCGTAAAGAGCTGGAGTGGATGCGTCGTCAACCGCAAGCCCGGGCTACGAAGGCAAAGTCGAGGATCGATGCATTCTACGACTTGGAAAAGAAAGCCCAGCAGGTGCGTGATGCCGGAAATGTGCAATTACAGATGAAAGGTACATATATCGGCAATAAGATTTTCGAAGCACAGCATGTTTACAAATCCTTTGGAGATATTAAGATACTCGAAGATTTTAATTATGTGTTTGCCCGATACGAAAAACTGGGTATTGTAGGAAATAACGGTACGGGGAAATCTACATTCATCAAAATGCTGATGGGGGAGGTTGCTCCCGACAAAGGAGGGTTCGATATTGGCGAAACTGTAAAATTCGGTTACTACAGTCAGGACGGACTGAAGTTTGACGAACAGATGAAGGTTATTGACGTGGTTCAGAATATAGCTGAGGTGATAGATTTGGGCAATGGCAGCAGGCTGACAGCATCACAATTTCTACAACATTTTCTCTTTCCACCCGAAAAACAGCACAATTTTGTCTATAAACTTTCGGGAGGAGAAAAACGTCGTCTGTATCTCTGTACAGTCTTGATAACCAACCCTAACTTCTTGGTATTGGATGAGCCTACCAACGATTTGGATATCGTTACGCTCAATATTCTCGAAGAATACCTTCAACAGTTCAAAGGTTGTGTGATTGTGGTATCGCACGACCGTTATTTTATGGATAAAGTGGTAGATCACTTGCTTGCTTTTCAGGGAAGCGCACGTATAAAGGATTTCCCAGGCAACTATACTCAGTACCGTGAGTGGAAAGAGGTGCAGGAGCTTCTTGAAAAAGAAAAGGAACAAGCTGCGAAGCCTAAAGAAGAAAAGGTGCAACAGGCGCAGCCTAAGAATGACGAAAAGAAAAAGCTTTCGTTCAAAGAAAAGCGTGAGTTTGAAGAACTCGATGCGCTGATACCGCAACTAGAAGAAGAGAAAGCGAACCTTGAAAATGAATTATCCAGCGGTACATTATCCACTGATGAATTATTGCAGAAATCGAATCGTATCAGTCAACTGATGGAGGAGATAGAAGAGAAAACAATGCGTTGGCTGGAGTTGAGCGAGTTGGCATAGTATTAGAATAGGTGATTGCAAATCCCTCATGACTTAATCTTTCGGATTGCAAATCCTTATAGTAGAACGCAGGTGATTACAAATCCCCTGCAACGAAAGTATTAATTACATTCGATAAAGATAGAAATATAATGAAAAATTTGAATGTTAAAATAATAGAGTTAAACGAACGAAAATTAGTAGGATTATCTTTAGAAATGTCTTATGCTAATAACTTGACCGCAAATTTGTGGAGAAGTTTTATGCCTCGAAAGCATGAAATTAAACGTATAATAAATTCTGATTTAATCTCTATGCAAATTTATCCAGTTTCTTTTGATTTTTCTCCAAATATAAATTTTAGAAAGTGGGCTGCTGTAGAGGTTTCACTGGTTGAAGATATTCCTCAGAATATGGAAAGTTATACTATACAAGGAGGACTTTATGCCCTGATTCATTATAAGGGGTTGAGTACAGATACACGTGTCTTTGGATATATTTTTAATGAGTGGCTACCCCAATCTGAATATCTCTTAGATAATAACAGACCTCATTTTGAAGTGTTGGGTGAGAAATATAAAAATAATGATCCTGAATCTGAAGAGGATATCTATATCCCGATAAAGATTAAAAAGTAAAGAGAAGATTTGTTCCTCTCCAATTTTACCGTCCGATCGTCCTTTCGGATTTGCAATCCGAAAGTATATATTAGCAGGATTTGCAATCCGCAATAGAATCATGATAAATATACAAAACCGAATAGCACAAGATATATATTTTACAACAACTACAGTTGTCGATTGGGTTGATATCTTTACTCGTCCACGATATAAACATATCATAATAGAGTCATTGCAATATTGCCAACAAAACAAGGGTTTATTAATATATGCCTGGGTATTAATGAGTAATCATTTGCATATGAGTGTAAGTGCAGAAGGGGAAAATACGATGAGTGACATTCTGCGCGATTTTAAGAAACATACAAATAAGGAAATTATTAGTTCGTTAGAAAGCGACATTCAGGAGTCGCGTCGCGAATGGATGTTAAACCGTTTTGAGTACGCTGCACGAAACGATAAGAAGATTAAGAATTATCATTTTTGGCAAGATGGAAACGATATGCAACCTATTTATATGTATGATTATTTAGTACAAAAATTGAATTATATTCACCAAAATCCGGTGATAGCCGAAATTGTTGATAAGCCGGAGGAGTATAAGTATAGTTCAGCTATAGATTATGCAGGCGGGAAGGGTCTGCTAAATGTTATTATTGTTTAGTTTTTTTTCGGATTGCAAATCCTTATAATAAAAGGCAGGTGATTACAAATCCTCTGTAACGAAGGGTGAAAATAATTATTTTTTCCTGATTTTATAACTAGATATGTTATCTCTTTCGTCCTTTCGGATTTGTAATCCGAAAGTATACGATCGTCCTTTCGGATTTGCAATCCGAAAGTATATATTAGTAGGATTTGTAATCCGCAAATAGAATCATGATAAATATACTACCATCCTTCCGGATTATAAATCCGAAAGAAAGATAGAGGAATGATACAACTCCCGATTTAATTTTTAATATCAAGATTAATCAAATAACTTCAATATTGTATTTATCTTTGCAGAAACAAAAAGATGATGCTTAAACCCGGACCTATTGGTGTATTTGATTCAGGATATGGAGGTCTCACGATACTATCGGAGATACAAGCTCTTATGCCCGAATACGATTATTGCTATCTTGGCGATAATTCACGTGCACCTTATGGCGCTCGATCGTTTGAGGTAGTCTATGAGTTTACCAAGCAGGCTGTAACGGCATTGTTCGATATGGGGTGTAACCTTGTTATCCTTGCCTGTAATACAGCATCGGCAAAAGCTTTGCGTACCATTCAGCAAAAAGATCTGCCAAATATGAATCCCGATAAGAGGGTGTTGGGTATTATACGCCCTACAGCCGAGATCATTGGACAGATAACACGCAGCAGGCATGTAGGAGTATTGGGTACAGTGGGCACTATACAATCGCAGTCGTACCCGATAGAGATAAACAAACTGTTTCCCGATATAAAAGTAACCGGTGAGGCTTGCCCTATGTGGGTTCCTTTGGTAGAAAATAACGAATACGAAAGTGAAGGAGCAGACTACTTTGTGAAAAAAAATCTCGATAATATTTTAGCTAAAGATCCCGATATAGATACACTTATTCTCGGTTGCACGCATTACCCGTTGTTGCTGAATAAGATAAAGAAAATCCTACCTGAGGAGGTAACCGCCTTGCCTCAGGGAGAATACATTGCCCATAGCCTCAAAGATTATCTGCGACGGCATCCCGAGATGGATGAGGCATGTACCAAAAACGGAGAGACGCATTATTTTACAACCGAATCTTCCGAAAAGTTTTCAGGTGCGGCAACTATTTTTCTGAACAAAGAGATAGAAGTAAAGCACATTACACTCGATTAAAAATCCCTTATTTTTCGGTCTGCTAAAAAACAATTATATTTGTTTTTATTAATTGGCATGGATTTTACAAAAAGGAAATAGAAAAGTAAAAACCCCCTATTGTATATTATATAAATATACATCATTTAGAGCATTTCAATAAAAATAAACAAACAGGATGAGCTACCTTTCGAAAGAATATCAGGAACAGTGGAATTTCTCAAAATATCCTCCAAGTGCTTATCGCATCTTTGGATTTGTGTTTAGTAAGCAACCCGGAAGTTTTAACTACAATAAAAATATTGTCCAGATATTTACATTAAAACCGGATGATTTACCCGAACAAATTAGAATTGATAATTTCAAGAAATTGTGTCAAAGCTTGTTCAGAGAGGTGAATGTAAAAGAAGACTTAGATGTAAAAACAGAAACTGACGATGAAAGTAAAGAGACTACAATCACTTTCTCTTCCAACAATATTTGCAACTGCTTGCAGTCTTTAAAATATGAAGATGAGAAGATACTCTTCAATACGCTTTACAAACCATCATTGGGAACATATCCCTTGAGCCTCAATCAGCGTGTCGAGTTTATTTTGGGAGTTTATTTAAATCATTCTCATCACAAAACAAAAATGCTGTTTCGTGACAATTATCCTAAAATGGCATTGACTCATAGTTTTATGGCTGATCTGGCGGGAGAGGATGATGAATTCATTTTAACTTCACGTTTCGACAAGTCGCATAGCCACGTTATTGAGATTAACGAAAATGGGCAACTGTGGAAAAAAATAGAAACATTGCTTCTAGAATATGGGTATCAGTAATAAGTGATGATTCTTTTTTCGCTTCTTGAACCAGCAATTTTCTATCTTTCAGTAAGTGTAACATTAGATGTAAGGAAAGTAATATAAAAGTAACAGCCTGAGGTGTGTTACTTTTGTTTTATCATTCAATTTATTTTTATTAATTTTAGAGTATTGTTTTAACCCAAACACCTGATATTCCATGATAGATTTAAAGAGGTTTACTTTAGTAATTATTCCTGCGTCAATACTCAGCCCATATAGTTATAGCCAAAATAAACAGAGTGATGCACCTCAATCCCGTCCCAATATTATTCATATAATGACGGACGATCATTCGTTTCAGACAATCAGTGCATACGGGCATCCTATCTCCAAGTTGGCTCCTACACCCAATATAGACCGATTAGCGAACGAAGGCATGCTGTTTCAGCAAGCTTTTGTCGAAAACTCATTGTCTACCCCTAGCCGGGCATGTCTTATGACAGGCTTGTATAGCCATCAGAATGGGCAACGTCAGCTCGGTGCAGGTATAGATACAACCAAAATCTTTTTTTCTGAATTACTTACGCAGGCAGGATATCAAACAGGAGTTGTAGGTAAATGGCATATGCAATGCGAACCAAAAGGATTTGATTATTATTGCGTGCTCAACGATCAGGGAGATTATTATAATCCGAGCTTCAAAACGAAAGACTCTCACGGCAAATACATACGCGAAGAGGGGTATGCAACCAACCTGATTACAACTCATTCGATAGACTTTCTTAAAAACAGAGATAAGAGCAAACCTTTTGCCCTGTTGGTACATCATAAAGCTCCACACAGAAACTGGATGCCCGAAGCGAAGTATTATGACTTGTACGAAGATGTGGAATTCCCTAAACCTGAAACATTCTATGACGATTACGAAAGCCGTTGCTCTGCTGCCCGCACTCAGGATATGACTATCGATAAGACGATGACATTTATTTATGATTTGAAACTAAATGAATTGAAGAATACACCACCCTATAATAAGGAATGGAGTGACGGTGGATTGCAACAAGCGATGGATCAAATGACTCCCGCTCAGCGTGAAGCTTGGGAGAAGGCCTATCATCCTAAGAATATGGAATTCATTAACAGTAACCTGTCCGGCGATGCGCTGCTCGATTGGAAATTTCAACGTTATATGAGAGACTATCTTCGCTGTATAAAATCGATTGACGATGAAGTCGGACGCTTGATTGATTACCTCGAAAAAGAGGGTTTGATGGATAATACAATTATTGTGTACACCTCCGATCAAGGTTTTTATATGGGAGAACATGGGTGGTTTGATAAGCGTTTTATGTACGAAGAATCGTTCAGAACACCGCTGATAATACGTTATCCCAAAGCCATAATGTCAGGGACGAAAACCGATGCTTTGGTGCAGAATATAGACTTTGCTCCTACTTACTTGTCATTAGCCGGAATAGAGAAACCCACAGAAATGAGCGGAGTTTCTCTTGAAGGATTGTTTGACGGCAAGACTCCTAAAAATTGGAGAAAAGACTTATATTATCACTATTATGACTATCCTGCGATTCACAATGTACGCCGTCATGATGGTGTGAGGACAGAAAGGTATAAGCTGATTCATTTTTACGGTAAAGGCGAAATAGGCAATGATGAAGATATTAATTGTAACGAGTTGTTTGACTTGCAAAATGATCCGACTGAATTACATAATCTCTACGGAAAAGAAGGGTATGAAGAAATAACGAAGGAGTTACAGACTACTCTCGATAATTATAGAAAGAAACTCAAGGTAGATGAATTTTAAGTGAGTGAAAAACTCTTTCCGTCCGTCTATTATCAACTAGAAATAATATCACAATCTAAAACCAGACCGGATGTCTTCGAAAACGTATGCTCCTTTTGCAAAGCCACTGTATGTGATGCTCAAGCCAATAGGAGCTGTTTGTAATCTAGGGTGCACTTATTGCTATTATCTGGAGAAGAAGGAGCTGTATCCCGACAAGGATAATAAGACAATAATGAGTGACGATCTTCTGGAACGGTTTGTCTCTCAATACATCGAGGCACAAACCATGCAGCCGATACTTTTTACATGGCATGGGGGCGAACCTTTGATGCGTGACATCTCGTTTTATAAGAAAGCACTGGAGTTGCAACGTAAATATGCTAAAGGGAAACAGATATCGAATACTCTGCAAACGAACGGCACGCTGTTGAACGATGAATGGTGTGAATTTTTTAGAGAAAAAAACTTCCTGATCGGCATTTCCATTGATGGGGCTAAGCCCTTCCATGACAAATACAGAACAACAAAAGATAGGCGTCCGACATTCGATCGTGTTGTGGGGGGGATCAATCTTCTAAAGAAGCATGGAGTGGAATACAATATAATGGGAGTTGTAAATGACTTTAATATCAACCATCCGCTACAGTTTTATCAGTTTTTTAAAGATATCGATTCTCATTACATCCAATTCTCTCCTGCTGTGGAAAGAGACAGCAAGGGGAATGTGACTCAATGGAGTGTTACGCCCGAAAAATGGGGCGATTTTCTTATTGCTATATTCAACGAGTGGGTAAGGAAAGATGTCGGAATCTATTTTGTTCAATACTTCGATTCTGCACTGGCCAATTGGGTTGGTGTCGACCCCGGAATTTGTATCTTTGCTAAGAATTGCGGACATGCCGGAGTTATGGAATTTAATGGTGATGTGTATTCTTGCGATCACTTTGTATATCCTCAATATAAGTTGGGTAATATAAACGACAAGACATTGATAGAGATGATGTATTCGACGCAACAAACCGAATTTGGGTTAGCAAAGTCGGCTTCCTTGTCATCTCAGTGTAAGCAATGTAAGTATTTGTTTGCTTGTCGTGGCGAATGCCCTAAAAACCGAATTTCAAAAACTCAATCGGGCGAAGAAATAAATTATCTATGTAATGGCTATTACAAGTTCTTCGAACATATAGCCCCCTATATGGACTTCATGAAAAAAGAGCTGGAAGCACAACGTCCTCCCGGTAATATTATGAAAGTCTTAAAATAATTATTGCAATAAGATTTTTATGTACACTTTTGTTACTTTTTAGTTGGAGTAAGAAAGAATATGCGAAAAATAATCCACATAGATATGGATGCTTTCTATGCATCTATCGAGCAACGCGACTATCCCGAATACAGGGGTAAGCCTCTTGCTGTGGGTTATGCGGGGCCTCGGGGAGTAGTGGCGGCAGCCAGTTACGAGGCTCGTCGCTACGGAGTGCGTTCGGCTATGGCTTCCAAAACGGCTTTGCGTAAATGTCCGCATCTGATATTTGTTCCCGCACGCTTCGATGTCTATAAGTCTGTTTCGAAACAAATAATGGAGATATTCCACGAATATACCGATTTGGTAGAGCCTCTCTCGCTGGACGAGGCGTTCCTCGATGTTACCGAGAATAATATGAATATAGCTTCAGCCACTCAGATAGCACAGGAGATAAAGCAA from Dysgonomonas mossii encodes:
- a CDS encoding anaerobic sulfatase-maturation protein → MSSKTYAPFAKPLYVMLKPIGAVCNLGCTYCYYLEKKELYPDKDNKTIMSDDLLERFVSQYIEAQTMQPILFTWHGGEPLMRDISFYKKALELQRKYAKGKQISNTLQTNGTLLNDEWCEFFREKNFLIGISIDGAKPFHDKYRTTKDRRPTFDRVVGGINLLKKHGVEYNIMGVVNDFNINHPLQFYQFFKDIDSHYIQFSPAVERDSKGNVTQWSVTPEKWGDFLIAIFNEWVRKDVGIYFVQYFDSALANWVGVDPGICIFAKNCGHAGVMEFNGDVYSCDHFVYPQYKLGNINDKTLIEMMYSTQQTEFGLAKSASLSSQCKQCKYLFACRGECPKNRISKTQSGEEINYLCNGYYKFFEHIAPYMDFMKKELEAQRPPGNIMKVLK